Proteins encoded within one genomic window of Couchioplanes caeruleus:
- a CDS encoding nucleotide disphospho-sugar-binding domain-containing protein — protein MALAGELVSRGHRVTYATSADHAPAVARTGAAVVELPWKAELSAMAGSGYTAGNMLAMMAAGVTELTETFDALVAAFSEDRPDCVCFDIMGLPGRALADRLGVPGVALAPNMVGNAHFSLQSVMWPADLSPSDPRLAAIGRALASFAAEQGISPASVQPLSARVPLHLVFVPRAFQIAGDTFGPEFRFLGPSLPPPVPTPPRAPASAGPAAPAAPATPAAPAAPAAAPAAGWRPRTHDRIVLISLGTVFNDRPDLLRICLDAFADSPWHVVLATGRSAVPGPFPANIEVHRHVPQLEVLRHASVFVSHTGMGSTMEALLHGVPLVSVPQTPEQALNGRRAAELGLGLALETEKMTADMLRDAVEDVVADAGIAANLRRWRDMLGAAGGAQAGAVALEEFLDLRTTANRKVTR, from the coding sequence TTGGCCCTGGCCGGAGAGCTGGTCTCCCGGGGACACCGGGTCACCTATGCCACCAGCGCCGACCATGCCCCGGCCGTCGCCCGCACCGGCGCCGCCGTGGTGGAGCTTCCGTGGAAGGCCGAGCTCAGCGCGATGGCGGGCAGCGGGTACACCGCCGGCAACATGCTGGCGATGATGGCCGCGGGCGTGACGGAGCTGACGGAAACCTTCGACGCCCTGGTGGCGGCGTTCAGCGAGGACCGGCCCGACTGTGTGTGCTTCGACATCATGGGCCTGCCCGGCCGGGCGCTGGCCGATCGGCTCGGCGTGCCGGGTGTCGCGCTGGCCCCCAACATGGTCGGCAACGCCCACTTCTCGCTGCAGTCCGTGATGTGGCCGGCGGATCTTTCCCCGTCCGATCCCCGGCTGGCGGCGATCGGGCGGGCGCTGGCCTCCTTCGCCGCCGAGCAGGGGATCAGCCCCGCCTCGGTGCAGCCGCTGTCCGCCCGGGTGCCGCTGCACCTCGTCTTCGTCCCCCGGGCGTTCCAGATCGCCGGAGACACGTTCGGCCCGGAGTTCCGGTTCCTCGGCCCGTCACTGCCCCCGCCGGTTCCGACGCCGCCCAGGGCACCGGCCTCGGCGGGACCGGCGGCACCAGCGGCACCGGCGACACCGGCAGCACCAGCAGCACCAGCAGCAGCACCAGCGGCAGGCTGGCGTCCGCGGACCCACGACCGGATCGTGCTGATCTCGCTGGGAACCGTCTTCAACGACCGGCCGGACCTGCTCCGCATCTGCCTCGACGCCTTCGCGGACAGCCCGTGGCACGTGGTGCTGGCGACCGGCCGGTCCGCGGTCCCGGGTCCCTTCCCGGCCAACATCGAGGTGCATCGCCACGTCCCGCAGCTCGAGGTGCTGCGGCACGCCTCCGTGTTCGTCTCGCACACCGGCATGGGCTCCACCATGGAGGCGCTGCTGCACGGGGTGCCGCTCGTCTCAGTACCCCAGACTCCGGAGCAGGCGCTCAACGGCCGGCGTGCGGCGGAGTTGGGGCTCGGCCTCGCGCTGGAGACCGAGAAGATGACCGCCGACATGTTGCGCGACGCGGTCGAGGACGTCGTCGCGGACGCCGGCATCGCGGCGAATCTGCGGCGCTGGCGCGACATGCTCGGGGCCGCCGGCGGGGCACAGGCCGGCGCGGTCGCCCTCGAGGAGTTCCTTGACCTGCGCACCACCGCCAACAGGAAAGTGACGCGATGA
- a CDS encoding FkbM family methyltransferase, whose amino-acid sequence MTALHLVEVAGELTCYTPAVENPFLSEADLIYEEVFRRNTYLRRLKPIGPDPFVVDAGANIGLFTLFIKRHYPGASVVAVEPIPCNAEAIRANLRLYGLSGVTVHAEGLSDKADTVDFHFFPSMPGNSTAHLGGKLADRDTIAAYVDRDLLDQVYRYDTIRVPVRPLSEILRESASPELPIDLVKMDIEGGEEAALDGIDERDWSRIRQLALEVHKSRETLDRLTEKLRAKGFAVTVQDPGGTPQGIDNRLLYASRP is encoded by the coding sequence ATGACTGCTCTGCACCTCGTCGAGGTCGCCGGCGAACTCACCTGCTACACCCCTGCGGTCGAGAACCCGTTTCTCTCCGAAGCGGACCTCATCTACGAGGAGGTGTTCCGCCGCAACACCTACCTGCGCCGGCTGAAGCCGATCGGGCCGGATCCCTTCGTCGTCGACGCCGGCGCGAACATCGGGCTGTTCACCCTGTTCATCAAGCGCCACTATCCGGGAGCGTCCGTCGTCGCGGTGGAACCGATCCCCTGCAACGCCGAGGCGATCCGCGCCAACCTGCGGCTCTACGGGCTCTCCGGCGTCACGGTGCACGCCGAGGGGCTCTCCGACAAGGCCGACACCGTCGACTTCCACTTCTTCCCGTCGATGCCGGGCAACTCCACGGCGCATCTGGGCGGCAAGCTTGCCGACCGGGACACCATTGCCGCGTACGTCGACCGCGATCTGCTCGACCAGGTCTACCGGTACGACACGATCCGGGTCCCGGTACGGCCCCTCTCCGAGATCCTGCGCGAGTCGGCCTCCCCGGAGCTGCCGATCGACCTGGTCAAGATGGATATCGAGGGCGGCGAGGAAGCGGCGCTCGACGGCATCGACGAGCGAGACTGGTCACGGATCCGCCAGCTCGCGCTCGAGGTGCACAAGAGCCGCGAGACGCTGGACCGCCTCACGGAAAAGCTTCGCGCCAAGGGGTTCGCCGTGACGGTCCAGGACCCCGGGGGAACCCCGCAGGGCATCGACAACCGCCTGCTCTACGCCAGTCGGCCCTGA
- a CDS encoding DNA-directed RNA polymerase subunit beta': MLDVNFFDELRIGLATADDIRQWSHGEVKKPETINYRTLKPEKDGLFCEKIFGPQRDWECYCGKYKRVRFKGIICERCGVEVTRSKVRRERMGHIELAASVTHIWYFKGVPSRLGYLLDLAPKDLEKIIYFASYVITSVDAEARHRDMSTIENEIFAEKRQSENGRDSEIEKRAAKLEQDLAELEAEGAKADVRRKVKEAGEREMRQIRDKAQREIDRLDEVLDTFRKLDVKQLVTDELLYRELRDRFGEYFTGGMGAEAIKALLENMDLDAEAELLREIIRTGKGQRKIRALKRLKVVAAFLNTRNSPLGMVLDCVPVIPPDLRPMVQLDGGRFATSDLNDLYRRVINRNNRLKRLIDLGAPEIIVNNEKRMLQEAVDALFDNGRRGRPVTGPGNRPLKSLSDMLKGKQGRFRQNLLGKRVDYSGRSVIVVGPRLKLHQCGLPKQMALELFKPFVMKRLVDLNHAQNIKSAKRMVERQRPVVWDVLEEVISEHPVLLNRAPTLHRLGIQAFEPQLVEGKAIQIHPLVCTAFNADFDGDQMAVHVPLSAEAQAEARILMLSSNNILKPADGKPVTMPTQDMVIGLYYLTHQTAGAKGEGRVFSSDAEARMAFDNGELHLQASVKIRLREVVGVDNGAGKAPWETPEDWQQGDPVLVETTLGRVLFNETLPPGYRYVNYEIRKGQLSAIVNDLAERFPKVALAATLDALKEAGFHWATWSGVTIGMGDVIGPPRKPEIIARYQGEADRIDKQYQRGLMTAEERRGELIDIWTNATKEISKEMETALPQENPLWVMINSGARGNLLQLRQIAAIRGLVANPKGEIIPRPITSSYREGLTVLEYFISTHGARKGLADTALRTADSGYLTRRLVDVSQDVIIREEDCGTDRAIPMQVADKLDDGTLVVHTHAETGVHARTLADDIDDAQGNRVVSRGDDLNSILVDKLVAAGVENVRVRSVLTCESKLGVCAACYGRSLPTGKSVDIGEAVGIIAAQSIGEPGTQLTMRTFHTGGVAGEDITQGLPRVQEIFEARVPKGKAPIADTPGRIRIEDGERSRKIVVIPDDGSDEIVYDKISKRVKLRAHDGDHVNVGEKLTEGTIDPHELLRIMGPRAVQVHLTSEVQEVYRSQGVLIHDKHIEIIIRQMLKRVTVIDSGASEFLPGVLVDRALFESENRRLVGEGGEPAAGRPVLMGITKASLATDSWLSAASFQETTRVLTDAAINSRSDSLVGLKENVIIGKLIPAGTGISKYRNIRVEPTEEAKAKVYSMTGYPETDYGFGPASGQAVPLDDFDFGSYR, from the coding sequence GTGCTCGACGTCAACTTCTTCGACGAGTTGCGCATCGGCCTGGCCACCGCGGACGACATCCGTCAGTGGTCGCACGGCGAGGTCAAGAAGCCCGAGACGATCAACTACCGCACGCTCAAGCCCGAGAAGGACGGACTCTTCTGCGAGAAGATCTTCGGTCCGCAGCGGGACTGGGAGTGCTACTGCGGCAAGTACAAGCGGGTCCGGTTCAAGGGCATCATCTGTGAGCGCTGCGGCGTCGAGGTGACCCGGTCCAAGGTCCGCCGTGAACGCATGGGCCACATCGAGCTGGCCGCGTCGGTCACGCACATCTGGTACTTCAAGGGTGTGCCGAGCCGGCTGGGCTACCTGCTCGACCTGGCGCCCAAGGATCTCGAGAAGATCATCTACTTCGCCTCGTACGTGATCACGAGCGTGGACGCCGAGGCGCGTCACCGCGACATGTCCACCATCGAGAACGAGATCTTCGCCGAGAAGCGGCAGTCCGAGAACGGCCGCGACTCGGAGATCGAGAAGCGCGCCGCCAAGCTCGAGCAGGATCTGGCCGAGCTGGAGGCCGAAGGCGCCAAGGCGGACGTGCGCCGCAAGGTCAAGGAGGCCGGCGAGCGCGAGATGCGCCAGATCCGCGACAAGGCGCAGCGCGAGATCGACCGGCTGGACGAGGTGCTCGACACCTTCCGCAAGCTCGACGTGAAGCAGCTCGTCACCGACGAACTGCTCTACCGTGAGCTGCGGGACCGCTTCGGTGAGTACTTCACCGGTGGCATGGGCGCCGAGGCGATCAAGGCGCTGCTGGAGAACATGGACCTCGACGCCGAGGCCGAGCTGCTGCGCGAGATCATCCGCACCGGCAAGGGCCAGCGCAAGATCCGTGCGCTCAAGCGGCTCAAGGTCGTCGCCGCGTTCCTGAACACCCGCAACTCGCCGCTGGGCATGGTCCTGGACTGCGTACCGGTCATCCCGCCGGACCTGCGCCCGATGGTGCAGCTCGACGGTGGCCGCTTCGCGACGAGCGACCTGAACGACCTGTACCGCCGGGTCATCAACCGCAACAACCGGCTCAAGCGCCTCATCGACCTGGGCGCGCCCGAGATCATCGTCAACAACGAGAAGCGGATGCTGCAGGAGGCCGTCGACGCGCTGTTCGACAACGGCCGCCGCGGCCGGCCGGTCACCGGCCCGGGTAACCGCCCGCTGAAGTCGCTGTCCGACATGCTCAAGGGCAAGCAGGGCCGGTTCCGGCAGAACCTGCTCGGTAAGCGCGTCGACTACTCCGGCCGATCCGTCATCGTCGTCGGCCCCCGGCTCAAGCTGCACCAGTGCGGCCTGCCGAAGCAGATGGCGCTGGAGCTGTTCAAGCCGTTCGTGATGAAGCGCCTGGTGGATCTCAACCACGCGCAGAACATCAAGTCGGCCAAGCGCATGGTCGAGCGGCAGCGCCCGGTCGTGTGGGACGTCCTGGAAGAGGTCATCAGCGAGCACCCCGTGCTGCTGAACCGCGCGCCGACGCTGCACCGCCTCGGCATCCAGGCCTTCGAGCCGCAGCTCGTCGAGGGCAAGGCGATCCAGATCCACCCGCTCGTCTGTACGGCGTTCAACGCCGACTTCGACGGTGACCAGATGGCGGTGCACGTGCCGCTGTCGGCCGAGGCGCAGGCCGAGGCGCGGATCCTGATGCTCTCGTCGAACAACATCCTGAAGCCGGCCGACGGCAAGCCCGTCACCATGCCGACCCAGGACATGGTCATCGGCCTCTACTACCTGACGCACCAGACCGCTGGTGCCAAGGGCGAGGGCCGGGTCTTCAGCTCGGACGCCGAGGCTCGGATGGCGTTCGACAACGGCGAGCTGCACCTCCAGGCGTCGGTCAAGATCCGGCTCCGCGAGGTGGTCGGTGTCGACAACGGCGCCGGCAAGGCCCCGTGGGAGACCCCGGAGGACTGGCAGCAGGGCGACCCCGTGCTCGTCGAGACCACCCTGGGCCGGGTGCTCTTCAACGAGACGCTGCCGCCGGGCTACCGGTACGTCAACTACGAGATCCGCAAGGGTCAGCTCTCCGCGATCGTCAACGACCTCGCCGAGCGCTTCCCCAAGGTCGCCCTGGCCGCGACCCTGGACGCGCTCAAGGAGGCCGGCTTCCACTGGGCCACCTGGTCCGGTGTGACGATCGGCATGGGCGACGTCATCGGTCCCCCGCGCAAGCCGGAGATCATCGCCCGCTACCAGGGCGAGGCGGACCGCATCGACAAGCAGTACCAGCGGGGTCTGATGACCGCCGAGGAACGTCGCGGCGAGCTCATCGACATCTGGACCAACGCGACCAAGGAAATCTCCAAGGAGATGGAGACGGCGCTGCCGCAGGAGAACCCGCTCTGGGTGATGATCAACTCCGGCGCCCGCGGTAACCTCCTCCAGCTCCGGCAGATCGCCGCGATCCGTGGTCTGGTGGCCAACCCCAAGGGCGAGATCATCCCGCGGCCGATCACGTCGTCGTACCGCGAGGGTCTGACCGTGCTGGAGTACTTCATCTCCACGCACGGTGCTCGTAAGGGTCTGGCCGACACCGCGCTGCGTACCGCCGACTCGGGTTACCTGACCCGGCGTCTGGTGGACGTCTCGCAGGACGTCATCATCCGCGAGGAGGACTGCGGCACCGACCGCGCGATCCCGATGCAGGTGGCGGACAAGCTGGACGACGGCACCCTCGTCGTGCACACGCACGCCGAGACCGGCGTGCACGCCCGGACGCTGGCCGACGACATCGACGACGCGCAGGGCAACCGCGTGGTGTCGCGTGGCGACGACCTCAACTCGATCCTGGTCGACAAGCTGGTCGCCGCCGGTGTCGAGAACGTCCGCGTCCGCAGCGTGCTCACCTGTGAGTCGAAGCTGGGCGTCTGCGCGGCCTGCTACGGCCGGTCGCTGCCGACCGGCAAGTCGGTCGACATCGGCGAGGCGGTCGGCATCATCGCCGCCCAGTCCATCGGTGAGCCGGGTACGCAGCTCACGATGCGTACCTTCCACACCGGTGGTGTCGCGGGTGAGGACATCACCCAGGGTCTGCCGCGTGTGCAGGAGATCTTCGAGGCCCGCGTGCCCAAGGGCAAGGCGCCCATCGCCGACACCCCGGGCCGCATCCGCATCGAGGACGGCGAGCGCTCGCGGAAGATCGTCGTGATCCCGGACGACGGCAGCGACGAGATCGTTTACGACAAGATCTCCAAGCGCGTCAAGCTGCGGGCCCACGACGGCGACCACGTGAACGTCGGCGAGAAGCTCACCGAGGGCACCATCGACCCGCACGAGCTTCTGCGGATCATGGGTCCCCGCGCGGTCCAGGTCCACCTGACCAGTGAGGTCCAGGAGGTCTACCGCTCGCAGGGTGTGCTCATCCACGACAAGCACATCGAGATCATCATCCGCCAGATGCTCAAGCGGGTGACGGTCATCGACTCGGGTGCCTCGGAGTTCCTGCCGGGCGTCCTGGTCGACCGGGCGCTCTTCGAGTCGGAGAACCGCCGGCTCGTGGGCGAGGGCGGCGAGCCCGCCGCCGGTCGTCCGGTGCTCATGGGTATCACCAAGGCCTCGCTGGCGACCGACTCCTGGCTCTCGGCGGCCTCCTTCCAGGAGACCACCCGGGTGCTCACCGACGCGGCGATCAACTCGCGTAGCGACTCGCTCGTCGGCCTCAAGGAGAACGTCATCATCGGTAAGCTCATCCCGGCCGGTACGGGCATCAGCAAGTACCGCAACATCCGGGTCGAGCCGACCGAGGAGGCGAAGGCCAAGGTGTACTCGATGACCGGGTACCCCGAGACCGACTACGGCTTCGGGCCGGCCAGCGGGCAGGCCGTGCCGCTGGACGACTTCGACTTCGGGTCGTACCGCTGA
- a CDS encoding DNA-directed RNA polymerase subunit beta — protein sequence MAASRPAKTSRTSSAYAPRRISFGRITEQLEVPNLLALQTESFDWLVGNEAWQARSTDDPHALSGLAEILEEISPIEDFSGTMSLSFSSPRFDEVKASIEECKEKDLTYCAPLFVTAEFTNNTTGEIKSQTVFMGDFPMMTPKGTFIINGTERVVVSQLVRSPGVYFTKEPDKTSDRDLSSVKVIPSRGAWLEFDIDKRDTVGVRIDRKRRQAVTVLLKAIGWSADQIRERFGWSELLMTTLEKDHIAGQDEALLDIYRKLRPGEPPTRENAQTLLDNLFFNPKRYDVAKVGRYKFNKKLDIDVPIVRGTLTEEDIVKTVDYLCRLHAGEEGYEADDIDHFGNRRLRTVGELIQNQVRVGLSRMERVVRERMTTQDVEAITPQTLINIRPITAAIREFFGTSQLSQFMDQTNPLAGLTHRRRLSALGPGGLSRERAGFEVRDVHPSHYGRMCPIETPEGPNIGLIGALSTFARVNPFGFVETPYRKVENGRVTDEVHYLTADEEDRFIKAQANATLASDGTFAEDRVLVRRKGGEVDYVPGTDVDYMDVSPRQMTSVATAMIPFLEHDDANRALMGANMQRQAVPLVKAEAPLVGTGMEYRAAVDAGDVVVAEVGGVVEDLCADYVTVHQDDGHRRTYLLHKFRRSNAGSCVNQKPVVFEGDRVEAGQVIADGPCTDEGEMALGRNLLVAFMCWEGHNYEDAIILSQRLVQQDVLTSIHIEEHEVDARDTKLGPEEITRDIPNVSEEMLADLDERGIIRIGAEVVPGDILVGKVTPKGETELTPEERLLRAIFGEKAREVRDTSLKVPHGETGTVIGVRTFSREDGDELPPGVNELVRVYVAQKRKIQDGDKLAGRHGNKGVISKILPVEDMPFLEDGTPVDIVLNPLGVPSRMNIGQVLETHLGWIAKTGWQVDGEDADWKRQLKAIEAHESPADSNVATPVFDGAQEEEIKGLLESTLVNRDGKRLVNGDGKAQLFDGRSGEPLPDPISVGYVYILKLNHLVDDKIHARSTGPYSMITQQPLGGKAQFGGQRFGEMECWAMQAYGAAYALQELLTIKSDDVLGRVKVYEAIVKGENIPEPGIPESFKVLLKELQSLCLNVEVLSSDGVALEMRETDDEVFRAAEELGIDLSRRPNEGVSSVEEI from the coding sequence TTGGCAGCTTCCCGCCCTGCGAAGACCAGTCGTACGTCGAGCGCTTACGCTCCCCGCCGTATCTCTTTCGGCAGGATCACCGAGCAACTTGAGGTCCCCAACCTTCTCGCCCTCCAGACGGAGTCCTTCGACTGGCTAGTGGGTAACGAGGCGTGGCAGGCCCGATCGACGGACGATCCGCACGCCCTCTCGGGCCTCGCAGAGATCCTCGAAGAGATCAGTCCCATTGAGGACTTCTCCGGCACAATGTCGCTGTCCTTCTCCTCTCCGCGCTTCGACGAGGTCAAGGCCTCGATCGAGGAGTGCAAGGAGAAGGACCTGACCTACTGCGCACCGCTGTTCGTGACCGCGGAGTTCACCAACAACACCACTGGCGAGATCAAGAGCCAGACCGTGTTCATGGGTGACTTCCCGATGATGACCCCCAAGGGGACGTTCATCATCAACGGCACCGAGCGCGTCGTGGTGAGTCAGCTCGTCCGCTCGCCGGGCGTCTACTTCACGAAGGAGCCGGACAAGACCTCCGACCGCGACCTCTCCAGCGTCAAGGTCATCCCGAGCCGGGGTGCCTGGCTCGAGTTCGACATCGACAAGCGTGACACCGTCGGCGTCCGCATCGACCGCAAGCGGCGCCAGGCCGTCACGGTCCTGCTCAAGGCGATCGGCTGGTCGGCGGACCAGATCCGCGAGCGGTTCGGCTGGTCCGAGCTGCTCATGACGACGCTCGAGAAGGACCACATCGCCGGGCAGGACGAGGCCCTGCTCGACATCTACCGCAAGCTGCGCCCGGGAGAGCCCCCGACCCGGGAGAACGCGCAGACCCTGCTGGACAACCTCTTCTTCAACCCGAAGAGGTACGACGTCGCCAAGGTCGGCCGCTACAAGTTCAACAAGAAGCTGGACATCGACGTCCCGATCGTCCGCGGCACCCTCACCGAAGAGGACATCGTCAAGACCGTGGACTACCTTTGCCGGCTGCACGCCGGTGAGGAGGGCTACGAGGCCGACGACATCGACCACTTCGGCAACCGGCGCCTGCGTACGGTCGGCGAGCTGATCCAGAACCAGGTCCGCGTCGGCCTGTCCCGCATGGAGCGCGTCGTCCGCGAGCGCATGACCACGCAGGACGTCGAGGCGATCACGCCGCAGACGCTGATCAACATCCGCCCGATCACGGCGGCGATCCGCGAGTTCTTCGGCACTTCGCAGCTGTCGCAGTTCATGGACCAGACCAACCCGCTGGCGGGCCTGACCCACCGGCGGCGGCTGAGCGCGCTCGGCCCCGGTGGTCTCTCTCGGGAGCGGGCCGGCTTCGAGGTCCGTGACGTGCACCCGTCCCACTATGGCCGGATGTGCCCGATCGAGACACCGGAAGGCCCGAACATCGGCCTGATCGGTGCCCTTTCGACCTTCGCACGGGTGAACCCGTTCGGTTTCGTCGAGACCCCCTACCGCAAGGTGGAGAACGGCCGCGTCACCGACGAGGTCCACTACCTGACCGCGGACGAGGAAGACCGGTTCATCAAGGCGCAGGCGAACGCGACGCTCGCCAGCGACGGCACCTTCGCCGAGGACCGCGTCCTGGTCCGCCGGAAGGGCGGTGAGGTCGACTACGTGCCCGGCACCGACGTCGACTACATGGACGTCTCGCCGCGGCAGATGACCTCCGTCGCGACCGCGATGATCCCGTTCCTCGAGCACGACGACGCCAACCGCGCGCTCATGGGCGCGAACATGCAGCGTCAGGCCGTGCCGCTGGTCAAGGCGGAGGCGCCGCTGGTCGGCACCGGCATGGAGTACCGTGCCGCGGTCGACGCCGGTGACGTGGTCGTGGCCGAGGTCGGCGGCGTGGTCGAGGACCTGTGCGCCGACTATGTGACGGTGCACCAGGACGACGGCCACCGCCGTACCTACCTGCTGCACAAGTTCCGCCGCAGCAACGCCGGCTCCTGTGTCAACCAGAAGCCCGTCGTCTTCGAGGGCGACCGGGTCGAGGCCGGCCAGGTCATCGCCGACGGCCCGTGCACCGACGAGGGGGAGATGGCCCTCGGCCGCAACCTGCTCGTCGCGTTCATGTGCTGGGAGGGCCACAACTACGAGGACGCGATCATCCTGTCGCAGCGCCTCGTCCAGCAGGACGTCCTCACCTCGATCCACATCGAGGAGCACGAGGTCGACGCCCGCGACACCAAGCTCGGCCCGGAAGAGATCACCCGCGACATCCCCAACGTCAGCGAGGAAATGCTCGCCGACCTGGACGAGCGCGGCATCATCCGGATCGGTGCGGAGGTCGTGCCCGGCGACATCCTGGTCGGCAAGGTCACGCCCAAGGGCGAGACCGAGCTGACCCCCGAGGAGCGCCTGCTGCGCGCCATCTTCGGTGAGAAGGCCCGGGAGGTCCGGGACACCTCGCTGAAGGTGCCGCACGGCGAGACCGGCACGGTCATCGGCGTCCGCACGTTCTCCCGCGAGGACGGCGACGAGCTGCCTCCGGGCGTCAACGAGCTGGTCCGGGTCTACGTCGCCCAGAAGCGGAAGATCCAGGACGGCGACAAGCTCGCCGGCCGCCACGGCAACAAGGGCGTCATCTCGAAGATCCTGCCGGTCGAGGACATGCCGTTCCTGGAGGACGGCACCCCGGTCGACATCGTGCTCAACCCGCTCGGTGTGCCCTCGCGTATGAACATCGGCCAGGTCCTGGAGACCCACCTCGGGTGGATCGCCAAGACCGGCTGGCAGGTCGACGGCGAGGACGCCGACTGGAAGCGGCAGTTGAAGGCGATCGAGGCGCACGAGTCCCCGGCGGACTCGAACGTCGCGACCCCGGTCTTCGACGGCGCGCAGGAAGAGGAGATCAAGGGTCTCCTCGAGTCGACGCTCGTCAACCGCGACGGCAAGCGGCTGGTCAACGGCGACGGCAAGGCGCAGCTCTTCGACGGTCGCTCCGGCGAGCCGCTGCCCGACCCGATCTCCGTCGGCTACGTGTACATCCTCAAGCTGAACCACCTGGTCGACGACAAGATCCACGCTCGTTCGACCGGCCCGTACTCGATGATCACGCAGCAGCCGCTGGGTGGTAAGGCGCAGTTCGGTGGCCAGCGGTTCGGCGAGATGGAGTGCTGGGCGATGCAGGCCTACGGCGCGGCCTACGCGCTGCAGGAGCTGCTCACCATCAAGTCCGACGACGTCCTGGGCCGCGTGAAGGTCTACGAGGCCATCGTCAAGGGCGAGAACATCCCGGAGCCGGGTATCCCGGAGTCCTTCAAGGTGCTGCTCAAGGAGCTGCAGTCGCTGTGCCTCAACGTCGAGGTGCTCTCCAGCGACGGCGTGGCCCTGGAGATGCGCGAGACGGACGACGAGGTCTTCCGGGCTGCGGAAGAACTCGGCATCGACCTGTCCCGGCGCCCGAACGAGGGCGTCAGCAGCGTCGAAGAGATCTGA
- the rplL gene encoding 50S ribosomal protein L7/L12: protein MAKLSTDELLDAFKEMTLIELSEFVKQFEEVFEVTAAAPVAMVAGGAAGGGDAAPAEAEKDSFDVVLEADGGKKIQVIKVVRELTGLGLKEAKDAVEAAPKAILEGVNKEKAEEAKAKLEGEGAKVTLK from the coding sequence ATGGCGAAGCTCAGCACCGACGAGCTGCTCGACGCGTTCAAGGAGATGACGCTGATCGAGCTGTCCGAGTTCGTGAAGCAGTTCGAGGAGGTCTTCGAGGTCACCGCCGCCGCGCCCGTCGCGATGGTGGCCGGTGGCGCCGCCGGCGGCGGTGACGCTGCCCCGGCCGAGGCCGAGAAGGACTCGTTCGACGTCGTCCTCGAGGCCGACGGTGGCAAGAAGATCCAGGTCATCAAGGTCGTGCGCGAGCTGACCGGCCTGGGCCTCAAGGAGGCCAAGGACGCCGTCGAGGCCGCCCCCAAGGCGATCCTCGAGGGTGTCAACAAGGAGAAGGCCGAGGAGGCCAAGGCCAAGCTCGAGGGCGAGGGCGCCAAGGTCACCCTCAAGTGA
- the rplJ gene encoding 50S ribosomal protein L10, producing MADKPVRADKATAVAELTEQFRNSSATVLTEYRGLTVSEITELRRSLGNQTKYSVSKNTLAKRAASDAGIEGLDELFAGPTALAFVSGDPVEAAKGLRAFAKTHPVLVIKGGVFEGKAISAAEVGKIADLEPREVLLAKLAGAMKGNLTKAAGTFQAPLAQVARLAAALQDKRAQDGSAEA from the coding sequence ATGGCGGACAAGCCGGTCCGGGCCGACAAGGCCACTGCCGTCGCCGAGCTCACGGAGCAGTTCCGTAACTCGTCGGCCACCGTGTTGACCGAGTACCGCGGCCTCACGGTTTCCGAGATCACTGAGCTGCGGCGCTCGCTGGGCAACCAGACCAAGTACTCCGTGTCGAAGAACACGCTCGCGAAGCGGGCGGCCAGCGACGCGGGCATCGAGGGCCTCGACGAGCTCTTCGCCGGTCCTACCGCGCTCGCCTTCGTCAGTGGCGACCCGGTCGAGGCGGCCAAGGGTCTTCGGGCCTTCGCCAAGACCCACCCCGTCCTGGTCATCAAGGGCGGCGTCTTCGAGGGCAAGGCCATCTCGGCCGCCGAGGTTGGCAAGATCGCCGACCTCGAGCCTCGCGAGGTGCTGCTGGCCAAGCTGGCCGGCGCCATGAAGGGCAACCTGACCAAGGCTGCGGGCACCTTCCAGGCCCCGCTGGCCCAGGTCGCACGCCTGGCGGCTGCACTGCAGGACAAGCGCGCGCAGGACGGTTCCGCCGAGGCCTGA